A region of the Methanobrevibacter ruminantium M1 genome:
AATAAAAAAAAGAGTTTCAAGACAATTATTCAGCGAATGAAAAACTATCTTGACTTATTTAAAAAAAAAGAATCTCAATGACTATTCATTGAGTTTTAAACTATCTTGAGCTATTTTTTTGCCTAAATTATAAGCATTATCAAGATCTATTGGAAAATGCTCTTCTTTTCGTTTGGCCTTAAGTTCTGGATCAAAGGCATAGTTCTCATATTTGGAATAGTCTGAAAACTGAAAAGTGTCATAGACCTTTAAGGAATATGGCTTTGAGATTAAATTAGCCATGGCATTTTCCAAGATATCAAACTTATCTCCATAGAAAAGATTAAATCCCTCTTCTGTAACATTCATGGTATAGATCATTGCCATAGGCATTCTTTTAGGAGCATTGGACTCTCCTCCATAAACAAGTATTGAAAAAAGGAATCTTTCTAAAAAGGACCTTAACTCTCCTGTGATTTCACCAAAGTAGATAGGGCTGCCAAAGATTATTCCATCTGAATTCTGAACCTTAGGAAGCAATTCCAAAAGGTCATCCTTAATTGGACATTGTGCATAGTATTTGCCTCCTATTCTTTTGCAATGGAAGCAGGATTTGCATCCCTTAAAGTTCAAGTCATATAAATGGATTTGATGAATGTTTACATCCTCATCAATGTCCTTTAACTCATCCTTAATT
Encoded here:
- a CDS encoding flavodoxin family protein; this encodes MEFYIINGGPRKKYNTAELLKKASEGIKDELKDIDEDVNIHQIHLYDLNFKGCKSCFHCKRIGGKYYAQCPIKDDLLELLPKVQNSDGIIFGSPIYFGEITGELRSFLERFLFSILVYGGESNAPKRMPMAMIYTMNVTEEGFNLFYGDKFDILENAMANLISKPYSLKVYDTFQFSDYSKYENYAFDPELKAKRKEEHFPIDLDNAYNLGKKIAQDSLKLNE